Sequence from the Methanobacterium alkalithermotolerans genome:
GAAGATCCCCGGTGGGTTAAAATTTACGCACCCTTTGTTTTCACCGGTTCTGAATTAAGCACCCAAAAACTGGAAACCAACTACGATCCTAATAAAGGTGTATATGAGACCTCTCCCATTATAAAGGCTAATGGTGGAGTTTTATTACTGGATGATTTAGGAAGACAAAAAGAAGACCATAATGCTCTTTTAAACCGTTTAATTGTCCCTATGGAAAACAATAAGGACCTTATATATATTAAAGGTGCTCCGATTATAGTCCACTCTCATTTTATACCTGCTTTTTCAACTAACCTGGATATAACTATCATGGATGAAGCCCATCTTAGAAGAGCTCCTTTACATGTACTTTTAGAAAATCCATCAATTGAAGATATTTTAAAGGTATTTAAAAAGAATCTGGATGAAATGGGAGAGAAATATGATCCCGTTATTATGGAACAATACAAAATGGTATATCTACCTCCTAGTCAAGGTGGTGAAGGCCTGCAACCTACCTTTGCCCATGCCCGGGATTTAGCTCAAATAGCACAGGCCATACGCATTAGAAAAGGAGAAGATATAATCACCAGGGAGACCATGGAAAATGCTTTGCAACAACATGTACTTATTGCACTGCAAAGAAGATTTACTCCCACCCTTTTTGATAGAATCATCCGTAAAAAAAGAAAGGAATGAGTTTCAACTTATAATAATATCTTTAATAAAATAATAGTATTAAGATTTAAATAATTTTAAAAATAAATTTTTTAGGGAAAAGCTTTTATTATCTCTACTTTAATATATGAGAGGCAACAAGATAAGGAGATTATAACAATGACATGCAGTGTTTTAGTTGGTGGAGGATGGGGTGATGAAGGTAAAGGCAAGTGTATTACTTACCTTTGCTATAATGATAAACCGGATATCATAGCCCGGGCTGGAGTAGGCCCTAATGCAGGACATTCGGTAGAATTCAATGGAGAAAAATATGGGTTGAGGCTCACTCCTTCCGGATTTATGCATGAAGATGCCCGGCTTTTAATTGGAGCAGGAGTACTGGTGGACCCTAATGTATTCCATCATGAACTTGATTATTTAAATAAATATAATGTTAAAAATAGAACTTTCGCTGATTACCGCTGTGCAATCATAGAAGAAAAACATAAAGAGAGAGATCAAGCCTCTGATTATCTATCCAAAAAAATTGGAAGTACTGGAACAGGCTGTGGCCCGGCTAACTCTGATAGAGTAATGAGGGTGGCTAAAATGGCAGGTCAAGTCCCAGAAATGGAGGGATATACGGCGGATGTTCCACTGGAAATAAATAAAGCACTGGATGATGAAAAAGATGTTTTTATTGAAGGTTCCCAGGGCTTTGGATTATCTCTCTACTATGGTACCTATCCTTTTGTAACCA
This genomic interval carries:
- a CDS encoding ATP-binding protein — protein: MDYYHDDTMKKLFELLTQPKSMDDMDLSSSFIKHLVLKVLATHGNIKVSRIIEITGIHVDILEVILREMEKEDLCAAISGGFLFPSVEFTIKKVGRKQASKLMGENPYVGMAPVTYDYYFNVMKAQIKGRFPLQIPKDVIEKTFKDVVGNEDAKKTLVESAIGGKGLFIYGLPGTGKTFLTSKMSDLLPPLIIPRYIEFSDQIIQLYDPDFHREAPEQPEDPRWVKIYAPFVFTGSELSTQKLETNYDPNKGVYETSPIIKANGGVLLLDDLGRQKEDHNALLNRLIVPMENNKDLIYIKGAPIIVHSHFIPAFSTNLDITIMDEAHLRRAPLHVLLENPSIEDILKVFKKNLDEMGEKYDPVIMEQYKMVYLPPSQGGEGLQPTFAHARDLAQIAQAIRIRKGEDIITRETMENALQQHVLIALQRRFTPTLFDRIIRKKRKE
- a CDS encoding adenylosuccinate synthetase; protein product: MTCSVLVGGGWGDEGKGKCITYLCYNDKPDIIARAGVGPNAGHSVEFNGEKYGLRLTPSGFMHEDARLLIGAGVLVDPNVFHHELDYLNKYNVKNRTFADYRCAIIEEKHKERDQASDYLSKKIGSTGTGCGPANSDRVMRVAKMAGQVPEMEGYTADVPLEINKALDDEKDVFIEGSQGFGLSLYYGTYPFVTSKDTTASTAAADVGVGPTRIDEVIVVFKSYITRVGEGPFKTEINQEKAEKMGLEEYGTVTGRRRRVGLFDMDMARESCMINGATQIALTCVDRLFPQCERTRDYSSLSPEIKKFIDEIEGETGVPVTIVSTGPDLVDTIDLRDELL